A portion of the Segatella copri DSM 18205 genome contains these proteins:
- a CDS encoding site-specific DNA-methyltransferase, translating to MAAINDLIARIQDPELRLHVAKEVKELTKHKKFGLVFENHVPEMTLLYDYPISRGCKVIRKVDDDKRLTEDILWEVMSVCRGMATCHHSISGEELQVSCQDLICVAKNGEPIYPCLKYVDSVKNAPDSDLWHTLIEADNFHALQLLAYLYPQQVDCIYIDPPYNSGATDWKYNNNYVDGNDSYRHSKWLAMMESRLLLAKKLLNPKNSVMIVTIDEKEYLHLGCLLEEMFPEANIQMVTSVISGKGVSRDGQFSRVEEYVFFVSLGNMPVLQLDKNMLSVLQEESPTKKNAIDFLGFRRRNKGNFRTSRPHQFYPVIVDNEDGHIVKIGEALTPDINRGDVVIPQGCSALWPLDPSGSERIWSLVPESAEALLSKGYLKVINWNKDTKTGSVKYLAEGMVKDIDNGVIVVDSRDEYGAVISGHYLNTDDDTLRPRRVWVDKLHNASSYGTLLIKKFLGEKRFDFPKSLYAVHDAIRFFVANNPNALILDFFSGSGTTLHAVNLLNKEDGGHRRCIMVTNNEVSAEEEKAFRANGLHKGDEEWEKFGIARYVNWPRTKCSILGVDVNGNPIQGDYITSNTEEKVVKRSIKQISLDLRDDSLGTKLKKQIVGLIGDKKMPQNAVKAECPYLVPEDANNAILFDVTKIDGFMEDIHESIDTIYVVTSNNKAFTVTKKELDELPEKTKTVPVTIPMAEGFVANAAYYKLTFLDKDKVSLGAQLNELLPILWMKAGAHGVCPTHVDGEFMVFPENKMAVLNDEFAIDELKEALRDKPEVETVYIIEDSEENYRTLAASLNVKQTYQLYRDYLDNFKINIERKQ from the coding sequence CATGTGCCAGAGATGACTTTGCTCTATGACTATCCTATCAGCCGTGGATGCAAGGTGATTCGCAAGGTGGATGATGACAAAAGGCTCACAGAGGATATTCTTTGGGAGGTGATGAGTGTGTGCCGTGGGATGGCTACTTGCCACCATTCTATATCAGGTGAGGAACTGCAAGTTTCTTGCCAAGACCTCATTTGTGTGGCAAAGAATGGTGAGCCTATTTACCCTTGCCTCAAATATGTGGACTCTGTAAAGAATGCTCCCGATAGCGACCTTTGGCACACGTTGATAGAGGCGGACAATTTTCATGCTCTCCAGCTCTTGGCTTATCTTTATCCGCAACAGGTGGATTGTATCTATATAGACCCTCCTTACAATAGTGGTGCTACCGATTGGAAATACAACAATAATTATGTGGATGGAAATGATAGTTACCGTCATAGTAAATGGTTGGCTATGATGGAAAGTCGCTTGTTGCTTGCTAAGAAGTTGCTGAATCCGAAGAACTCGGTGATGATTGTCACTATTGATGAGAAAGAGTATTTGCATCTTGGATGTTTGTTGGAGGAAATGTTTCCAGAGGCAAATATTCAGATGGTGACTTCTGTTATTAGTGGAAAGGGTGTTTCCAGAGATGGGCAATTTTCGAGAGTAGAAGAATACGTTTTTTTTGTAAGTCTTGGAAATATGCCAGTTCTTCAATTGGATAAGAATATGCTAAGTGTTCTTCAAGAAGAAAGTCCTACCAAAAAGAATGCTATTGATTTTCTCGGTTTTAGAAGAAGAAATAAAGGTAATTTTAGAACTTCGAGACCTCATCAATTTTATCCAGTTATTGTGGATAATGAGGATGGACATATTGTAAAGATAGGAGAGGCTCTTACTCCAGATATTAATCGAGGGGACGTTGTTATACCACAAGGATGTTCTGCGTTGTGGCCGTTAGACCCTAGTGGTTCTGAAAGAATTTGGAGTCTTGTTCCAGAATCGGCTGAAGCTTTGCTTTCTAAAGGATATTTGAAAGTTATAAATTGGAATAAAGATACCAAAACAGGGTCTGTAAAGTATTTGGCAGAAGGTATGGTGAAAGACATTGATAATGGGGTAATAGTAGTCGATAGTAGGGATGAATATGGCGCTGTGATATCGGGGCATTATCTCAATACTGATGATGATACTTTACGTCCAAGAAGAGTTTGGGTAGATAAATTACATAATGCCAGTTCTTATGGAACATTGTTGATAAAGAAGTTTCTTGGAGAAAAGCGTTTTGATTTCCCCAAGTCCCTTTACGCCGTCCACGATGCCATCCGTTTCTTCGTAGCCAACAACCCAAACGCTCTCATCCTCGATTTCTTCTCGGGCAGTGGTACAACCCTTCATGCTGTTAATCTCTTGAATAAGGAGGATGGCGGACATCGCCGTTGCATCATGGTGACCAACAATGAGGTGAGTGCCGAGGAGGAAAAGGCATTCCGAGCCAATGGTTTGCACAAGGGTGATGAGGAATGGGAGAAGTTTGGCATCGCTCGCTATGTGAACTGGCCACGTACAAAATGCTCCATTCTTGGTGTGGATGTGAATGGAAACCCAATTCAGGGAGATTACATTACTTCCAATACGGAAGAGAAGGTGGTAAAAAGAAGTATCAAGCAAATTAGCCTTGACCTTCGTGATGATTCCTTGGGAACAAAATTGAAGAAACAAATCGTTGGCTTGATTGGCGACAAGAAGATGCCACAAAATGCGGTTAAGGCTGAATGCCCATATCTTGTGCCAGAGGATGCTAATAATGCAATCCTCTTCGATGTTACCAAGATAGACGGGTTTATGGAGGATATTCATGAGAGTATTGATACCATCTACGTGGTTACTTCTAATAATAAGGCATTCACCGTAACCAAAAAGGAACTGGATGAATTGCCCGAAAAGACCAAGACTGTACCTGTTACGATTCCGATGGCTGAAGGCTTTGTCGCAAATGCGGCTTACTATAAGTTGACTTTCCTTGATAAAGATAAGGTTTCGCTTGGCGCCCAGTTGAACGAACTGCTGCCTATCTTGTGGATGAAAGCAGGTGCCCATGGTGTGTGTCCTACTCATGTGGATGGTGAGTTTATGGTATTTCCCGAGAACAAGATGGCTGTCTTGAACGATGAGTTTGCCATAGACGAGCTGAAAGAGGCATTGCGGGACAAGCCAGAGGTGGAGACCGTTTACATCATTGAAGATAGTGAGGAGAATTATCGCACGTTGGCTGCAAGTCTGAATGTTAAGCAGACTTATCAGCTTTACCGTGACTATCTCGACAACTTTAAGATTAATATAGAAAGAAAACAATAA